A window of the Drosophila simulans strain w501 chromosome 2L, Prin_Dsim_3.1, whole genome shotgun sequence genome harbors these coding sequences:
- the LOC6730489 gene encoding excitatory amino acid transporter isoform X1, whose amino-acid sequence MEMEKSGKFSDYLFAKMGPPTSTELPPKTTECSDAPVELTGYRRWLSENLMLLVTLSGVLLGVVLGLSLRPLNLHGDSIMLISYPGELFMRVLKLMILPLVISSLIAGSASLNAKMNGKIALRTLVYFASTSFFNAALGIALVLLIHPGNPDLHNADDRSTDRRAVNLLDSLLDLGRNVFPDNLFQASIQQAHTVYLPKPSILHVFNETMNDTLASGSEAQRLSEDLTEEVVLVRDIQYRSGTNTLGIVFFCLVFGTFLGTIGQKGQVVVDFFAAIFEVIMKMVTCVMWLTPVGISSVIAGKILSVGDLGLVMSQLMWFIVTVAIGVFIYQFVVMQAVYFVVVRRNPFKFYAGLIQAMLTAFATASTAAALPITFRCMNEKLKVDPRITRFVLPIGCNINMDGTALYIAVASIFIAQMSGMVLGFGELLTVLLTSTAASMSSASVPSAALVLLLVVLTAIDAPVQDVTLLFAVDWFVDRIRTTNNMLGDCYTAAVVEELSRKELMALDAASVNYQDMPAGTPNGHGHGHHDGGLLEGQTELETSSKCVMTMTDSVVVDISAVMNNVNLQQEHCNRRV is encoded by the exons atggaaatggaaaagtctGGCAAATTTTCAGATTACCTCTTCGCCAAAATGGGTCCCCCCACCTCAACTGAGCTGCCTCCGAAGACCACGGAATGCAGCGATGCCCCCGTTGAGTTGACCGGTTATCGCAGGTGGCTCTCCGAGAATCTAATGCTCCTGGTCACCCTTTCCGGAGTTCTCCTCGGTGTAGTACTAG GACTCTCCTTGCGACCGCTAAATTTACACGGGGACTCCATCATGCTGATTTCCTATCCAGGCGAACTGTTTATGCGCGTACTCAAGCTGATGATCTTGCCGCTAGTTATATCGAGCCTTATTGCCGGATCGGCCAGCCTTAACGCCAAGATGAACGGCAAGATAGCGCTGCGCACGTTGGTTTACTTTGCCAGCACTTCGTTCTTCAACGCTGCACTGGGAATCGCTCTCGTTCTGCTCATCCATCCTGGAAATCCGGATCTGCACAATGCGGACGATCGATCTACCGATCGGCGGGCAGTTAACCTTCTAGATAGTCTTTTGGATTTGGGCAG GAACGTATTTCCGGACAACCTGTTTCAGGCCTCCATTCAGCAGGCGCACACCGTCTACTTGCCCAAGCCGAGCATCCTGCACGTCTTCAACGAGACGATGAATGACACCTTGGCATCCGGATCGGAGGCCCAACGCTTATCTGAGGACCTTacggaggaggtggtgctggTGAGGGACATCCAGTACCGCAGTGGAACCAACACCCTGGGCATCGTCTTCTTCTGCCTGGTGTTCGGCACTTTTTTGGGAACCATCGGCCAGAAGGGTCAGGTCGTGGTTGACTTCTTTGCCGCCATTTTTGAGGTGATCATGAAGATGGTCACCTGCGTGATGTGGCTGACACCCGTGGGCATTAGTTCTGTGATCGCTGGGAAGATACTGAGCGTGGGCGATTTGGGCCTGGTGATGTCGCAACTCATGTGGTTCATCGTCACGGTGGCCATCGGCGTGTTTATCTACCAGTTTGTGGTGATGCAGGCCGTATATTTCGTCGTCGTGCGTCGCAATCCGTTCAAGTTCTACGCCGGACTCATCCAGGCCATGCTTACCGCCTTCGCCACGGCCTCAAC CGCCGCTGCCCTGCCCATTACATTCCGCTGCATGAACGAGAAACTCAAGGTGGATCCGCGGATCACGCGATTTGTCCTCCCGATCGGATGCAACATCAACATGGACGGAACGGCCCTATACATCGCGGTGGCCTCGATATTTATTGCCCAGATGAGCGGCATGGTCCTGGGATTTGGAGAGCTCCTCACGGTGCTCCTGACCTCCACGGCTGCCTCCATGAGCTCGGCCAGCGTTCCGAGTGCTGCCCTGGTACTCCTTCTCGTGGTGCTGACCGCCATTGATGCTCCTGTTCAGGATGTGACGCTCCTCTTCGCCGTGGACTGGTTTGT GGATCGGATTCGCACCACCAATAATATGCTGGGTGACTGCTACACTGCTGCCGTAGTCGAGGAGTTGTCGCGAAAGGAGTTGATGGCTTTGGATGCAGCTTCCGTTAACTATCAG GACATGCCCGCTGGCACCCCcaatggacatggacatggacaccACGATGGGGGACTTCTCGAGGGGCAGACCGAGTTGGAGACGAGCAGCAAGTGCGTTATGACGATGACGGACTCGGTGGTGGTGGACATTAGTGCGGTGATGAATAACGTGAacctgcagcaggagcactGTAACCGCAGGGTCTAG
- the LOC6730489 gene encoding excitatory amino acid transporter isoform X2 yields MGPPTSTELPPKTTECSDAPVELTGYRRWLSENLMLLVTLSGVLLGVVLGLSLRPLNLHGDSIMLISYPGELFMRVLKLMILPLVISSLIAGSASLNAKMNGKIALRTLVYFASTSFFNAALGIALVLLIHPGNPDLHNADDRSTDRRAVNLLDSLLDLGRNVFPDNLFQASIQQAHTVYLPKPSILHVFNETMNDTLASGSEAQRLSEDLTEEVVLVRDIQYRSGTNTLGIVFFCLVFGTFLGTIGQKGQVVVDFFAAIFEVIMKMVTCVMWLTPVGISSVIAGKILSVGDLGLVMSQLMWFIVTVAIGVFIYQFVVMQAVYFVVVRRNPFKFYAGLIQAMLTAFATASTAAALPITFRCMNEKLKVDPRITRFVLPIGCNINMDGTALYIAVASIFIAQMSGMVLGFGELLTVLLTSTAASMSSASVPSAALVLLLVVLTAIDAPVQDVTLLFAVDWFVDRIRTTNNMLGDCYTAAVVEELSRKELMALDAASVNYQDMPAGTPNGHGHGHHDGGLLEGQTELETSSKCVMTMTDSVVVDISAVMNNVNLQQEHCNRRV; encoded by the exons ATGGGTCCCCCCACCTCAACTGAGCTGCCTCCGAAGACCACGGAATGCAGCGATGCCCCCGTTGAGTTGACCGGTTATCGCAGGTGGCTCTCCGAGAATCTAATGCTCCTGGTCACCCTTTCCGGAGTTCTCCTCGGTGTAGTACTAG GACTCTCCTTGCGACCGCTAAATTTACACGGGGACTCCATCATGCTGATTTCCTATCCAGGCGAACTGTTTATGCGCGTACTCAAGCTGATGATCTTGCCGCTAGTTATATCGAGCCTTATTGCCGGATCGGCCAGCCTTAACGCCAAGATGAACGGCAAGATAGCGCTGCGCACGTTGGTTTACTTTGCCAGCACTTCGTTCTTCAACGCTGCACTGGGAATCGCTCTCGTTCTGCTCATCCATCCTGGAAATCCGGATCTGCACAATGCGGACGATCGATCTACCGATCGGCGGGCAGTTAACCTTCTAGATAGTCTTTTGGATTTGGGCAG GAACGTATTTCCGGACAACCTGTTTCAGGCCTCCATTCAGCAGGCGCACACCGTCTACTTGCCCAAGCCGAGCATCCTGCACGTCTTCAACGAGACGATGAATGACACCTTGGCATCCGGATCGGAGGCCCAACGCTTATCTGAGGACCTTacggaggaggtggtgctggTGAGGGACATCCAGTACCGCAGTGGAACCAACACCCTGGGCATCGTCTTCTTCTGCCTGGTGTTCGGCACTTTTTTGGGAACCATCGGCCAGAAGGGTCAGGTCGTGGTTGACTTCTTTGCCGCCATTTTTGAGGTGATCATGAAGATGGTCACCTGCGTGATGTGGCTGACACCCGTGGGCATTAGTTCTGTGATCGCTGGGAAGATACTGAGCGTGGGCGATTTGGGCCTGGTGATGTCGCAACTCATGTGGTTCATCGTCACGGTGGCCATCGGCGTGTTTATCTACCAGTTTGTGGTGATGCAGGCCGTATATTTCGTCGTCGTGCGTCGCAATCCGTTCAAGTTCTACGCCGGACTCATCCAGGCCATGCTTACCGCCTTCGCCACGGCCTCAAC CGCCGCTGCCCTGCCCATTACATTCCGCTGCATGAACGAGAAACTCAAGGTGGATCCGCGGATCACGCGATTTGTCCTCCCGATCGGATGCAACATCAACATGGACGGAACGGCCCTATACATCGCGGTGGCCTCGATATTTATTGCCCAGATGAGCGGCATGGTCCTGGGATTTGGAGAGCTCCTCACGGTGCTCCTGACCTCCACGGCTGCCTCCATGAGCTCGGCCAGCGTTCCGAGTGCTGCCCTGGTACTCCTTCTCGTGGTGCTGACCGCCATTGATGCTCCTGTTCAGGATGTGACGCTCCTCTTCGCCGTGGACTGGTTTGT GGATCGGATTCGCACCACCAATAATATGCTGGGTGACTGCTACACTGCTGCCGTAGTCGAGGAGTTGTCGCGAAAGGAGTTGATGGCTTTGGATGCAGCTTCCGTTAACTATCAG GACATGCCCGCTGGCACCCCcaatggacatggacatggacaccACGATGGGGGACTTCTCGAGGGGCAGACCGAGTTGGAGACGAGCAGCAAGTGCGTTATGACGATGACGGACTCGGTGGTGGTGGACATTAGTGCGGTGATGAATAACGTGAacctgcagcaggagcactGTAACCGCAGGGTCTAG